A genomic window from Nicotiana sylvestris chromosome 11, ASM39365v2, whole genome shotgun sequence includes:
- the LOC138881615 gene encoding uncharacterized protein: MLHLRQCGSKELVVKMDDKANRRFWCNFFYIKTEHVMANPDGFPEPRKIHLHWLQTFMTGRRASRRVRAPTPAFRQSSTMTGSSLAATAGKSVQTVTSSQTLVLRRPSRRSAAPTAEIPASPVLHLVDESSPSEEEPVPLKRRRVKVGGEITRAEKSTKGDSGLIVAASESEMDLPTMAPPLTEVVGDAPLTEVIVEKGGLPKAAEAVSRSDPSPSRRASVPSSAEEKGKSMAVDDYKTGSDVDPEKVRMFTKGFTRVEKRKAIFKKIERKYHEYRVKNREIYKRFSADDNFQALWDELKQKDDELMRVIDRCSELEGELRVKKDELEVSKGVEAECADLQTQVASLRAELEQSSIKANNLSDEVIEKVLELEKAEKTRVTDLVKVVALEDAIRVLQFEQMNDAEMVALREARLDERIGGLEKDVSNLNDQIAALEAEKAQLLAQPSSSHTSTYPDVS, translated from the exons ATGTTACACCTTCGCCAGTGTGGGAGCAAAGaattggtggtgaagatggacgataaggCCAATCGTCGATTTTGGTGCAACTTTTTCTATATCAAGACCGAGCACGTGATGGCAAACCCCGATGGGTTCCCTGAA CCGAGAAAGATCCACCTTCATTGGTTGCAGACATTCATGACTGG TCGTAGAGCTTCGAGAAGGGTGAGGGCTCCTACCCCTGCCTTCCGTCAATCGAGCACTATGACGGGGTCTTCACTTGCTGCGACTGCGGGCAAGTCAGTTCAGACGGTCACTTCTTCTCAGACCCTGGTATTGCGTAGACCTAGTCGTCGGTCAGCGGCCCCAACGGCAGAGATTCCAGCTTCTCCCGTGTTACACTTGGTAGATGAGTCATCACCGAGTGAGGAGGAACCGGTTCCACTTAAAAGGAGGAGGGTGAAAGTTGGCGGCGAGATAACTAGAGCCGAGAAATCAACAAAGGGCGACTCTGGGCTAATCGTGGCTGCATCGGAGAGTGAAATGGACTTGCCCACTATGGCTCCGCCACTTACGGAGGTTGTGGGAGATGCTCCTTTGACCGAGGTCATTGTTGAAAAAGGAGGGCTACCTAAGGCTGCAGAGGCCGTGTCGAGGAGCGATCCATCACCCTCAAGACGGGCTAGCGTTCCTTCGTCAGCTGAGGAGAAAGGGAAGAGTATGGCTGTGGACGACTATAAGACCGGTTCTGACGTCGACCCTGAGAAGGTGCGGATGTTTACTAAAGGGTTTACTCGGGTGGAG AAGCGGAAAGCTATTTTCAAGAAAATAGAGAGGAAGTACCATGAGTACCGTGTTAAGAATCGTGAGATCTACAAGCGGTTCAGTGCAGACGACAACTTCCAGGCCCTTTGGGATGAGCTGAAGCAAAAAGACGATGAACTTATGAGAGTCATCGATAGATGCAGCGAGCTCGAGGGGGAACTTAGAGTCAAAAAGGACGAGCTCGAGGTGAGCAAGGGGGTCGAGGCTGAGTGTGCAGACCTTCAAACCCAAGTGGCATCTTTGCGGGCCGAGCTTGAGCAGAGTTCGATTAAAGCTAACAATTTGAGTGACGAGGTGATCGAGAAGGTGTTAGAGTTGGAGAAGGCCGAGAAGACCAGGGTGACGGATTTGGTGAAGGTAGTGGCGTTGGAAGATGCCATTCGTGTCCTCCAGTTCGAGCAGATGAATGATGCGGAGATGGTCGCGCTAAGGGAGGCACGACTTGATGAGCGAATTGGGGGGCTTGAGAAAGATGTTTCAAACCTTAATGATCAGATTGCCGCTCTTGAGGCCGAAAAGGCACAGCTGTTGGCTCAGCCGTCCTCCTCTCACACTTCCACTTATCCCGATGTTTCATAG
- the LOC104243085 gene encoding GABA transporter 1 codes for MGTVGEKDIKISRVSSHDHGKELDAGALFVLKSKGSWVHCGYHLTTSIVAPPLLSLPFAFVSLGWWGGILCLVIGALVTFYSYNLLSRVLEHHAQLGRRHLRFRDMANDILGPRWGKYYVGPIQFMVCYGAVIGSTLLGGQCMKAIYLLLNPSGTMKLYEFVVIFGGLMLVLAQMPSFHSLRHINLISLLLCLAYSACATAGSIYIGNSSKGPEKDYSINSDKETRIFGIFNAIAIIATTFGNGIIPEIQATIAPPVKGKMFKGLCICYAMLSTTFFSVAISGYWAFGNKAEGLILSNFTHNGQNLVPKSFIFITNIFTILQLSAVAVVYLQPTNEVLERTFADPKSSEFSTRNIIPRLISRSVSVIISTTIAAMLPFFGDINAVIGAFGFLPLDFVLPVIFYNLTFKPSKRRPIFWFNMAIALVFSVLGVIAAVAAVRQISLDAKTYRLFANV; via the exons ATGGGAACAGTTGGAGAAAAAGATATTAAGATCAGTAGAGTTTCTTCACATGATCATGGAAAAGAGCTTGATGCTGGTGCCCTCTTTGTTCTTAAATCCAAAG GATCATGGGTGCATTGTGGTTACCACTTGACAACTTCAATAGTAGCTCCTCCTTTGTTAAGTCTTCCTTTTGCCTTTGTTTCACTTGGATGGTGGGGCGGTATCCTGTGTCTTGTCATCGGAGCTCTGGTCACATTTTACTCATATAACCTCTTGTCTAGGGTTCTCGAACACCACGCTCAGCTCGGCCGCCGCCATCTCCGGTTCCGCGACATGGCCAACGACATTTTAG GACCAAGGTGGGGCAAATATTATGTGGGACCAATTCAATTTATGGTATGCTATGGTGCTGTCATAGGTTCCACTCTTCTGGGAGGACAATGTATGAAA GCAATATATTTGTTGTTAAACCCAAGTGGGACTATGAAGCTATATGAATTTGTAGTCATATTTGGAGGCCTAATGTTGGTCTTAGCTCAAATGCCATCTTTTCACTCACTTAGGCATATCAACTTGATTTCTCTGCTACTTTGCCTTGCCTATAGTGCTTGTGCCACAGCTGGTTCCATTTACATAG GAAATTCATCTAAGGGACCAGAGAAAGACTATTCGATCAATAGCGATAAGGAAACGcgcatttttggcatttttaatgCAATTGCTATTATTGCCACCACATTTGGAAATGGCATAATTCCTGAAATTCAG GCAACAATAGCGCCGCCGGTGAAAGGGAAGATGTTTAAAGGGCTATGCATTTGTTACGCCATGCTATCAACAACTTTTTTCAGTGTAGCCATTTCTGGATATTGGGCATTTGGGAACAAAGCTGAGGGCCTCATTCTCAGCAACTTTACACATAATGGCCAGAATCTTGTCCCAAAGTCATTTATCTTCATCACTAACATTTTCACCATTCTCCAATTGTCCGCTGTTGCTGTG GTGTATTTGCAGCCAACAAATGAAGTACTAGAGAGAACATTTGCTGATCCAAAGAGCAGTGAATTTTCTACCAGAAATATAATTCCAAGACTAATATCTCGATCAGTTTCAGTAATCATATCGACTACAATAGCAGCAATGCTTCCATTCTTTGGAGATATAAATGCAGTGATTGGAGCATTTGGTTTCTTGCCTCTTGACTTTGTGTTGCCTGTTATCTTCTACAACTTGACATTCAAACCATCAAAGAGAAGACCTATTTTCTGGTTTAACATGGCAATAGCCCTTGTTTTTTCAGTCTTAGGAGTCATAGCTGCTGTTGCTGCAGTCAGACAAATTAGTCTTGATGCCAAAACATATCGATTATTCGCAAATGTCTAA